The Conger conger chromosome 15, fConCon1.1, whole genome shotgun sequence genome contains a region encoding:
- the LOC133111582 gene encoding mixed lineage kinase domain-like protein, translated as MDILDPILTIAEKVYALCGEVKANKKRWSRLATRVQALMKVVQTVKAKGLGEKPEMVQRGLQELKYTLETAQEVVKKYTTTTFFSRIRKVYDLAEEFEMLNDRLNDNFQLLSLALQIEQAEKLGCVFEKGRCQKEDEADRKNDREELERLLRAQAKKMDNVQEGVDSVKTEVQDIKSMLKSLTEPNLQLLDTKEIKIENLDFDDPKTPIMKSATHELYKGQYNKFTVAIKRYTYAKNTTPREVRRIFKKEVETMKRFESPNILRMFGICVEGEDGPSPNYLIVMEFCEKGNLPQVLAGKSKLSWGRRARMSLDAAQGLYRLHQSEEKFKVHGCISSSKFLVDDGYRVKLGCFELAKTETSLRGKKMSSNNTVSYCSPQQLESIHDSYNKACEIYSFGIVLWEIATRQIPFKGMSDKDIYAKVCKERFTEPLPEDCPKSLAKLIDACRSYEAFQRPTAGVLVDKLRKVVEELDDE; from the exons ATGGATATTTTGGATCCCATCCTCACGATCGCAGAGAAGGTGTATGCTCTGTGCGGGGAGGTGAAGGCCAATAAGAAGCGCTGGTCGAGGTTGGCCACACGCGTACAGGCTCTGATGAAGGTCGTGCAGACAGTGAAGGCCAAAGGTCTGGGGGAGAAACCTGAGATGGTCCAGCGGGGACTTCAAGAGCTCAAGTACACCCTGGAGACAGCGCAGGAAGTGGTGAAGAagtacaccaccaccaccttctTCAGCCGCATCAGGAAGGTTTATGACCTGGCGGAGGAGTTCGAGATGCTGAACGATCGGCTCAACGACAACTTCCAGCTGCTCTCGCTGGCCCTGCAGATCGAACAGGCGGAGAAGTTGGGCTGTGTGTTCGAAAAGGGCCGGTGCCAGAAGGAGGATGAGGCTGATCGCAAGAATGACCGCGAGGAGCTGGAGAGGC TGCTACGGGCCCAGGCAAAGAAGATGGATAATGTGCAAGAGGGGGTGGATTCTGTTAAAACTGAAGTGCAGGACATCAAGAGCATGCTTAAGTCTT TGACGGAGCCCAATCTCCAGCTGTTGGACACGAAAGAGATCAAAATTGAGAATCTGGACTTTGATGACCCTAAGACCCCTATCATGAAGTCAGCCACCCATGAGTTGTACAAAGGACAATACAACAAATTTACTGTGGCCATCAAAAGATATACCTACGCCAAAAACACAACCCCAAG AGAGGTGAGAAGGATATTTAAGAAGGAGGTGGAGACAATGAAGCGCTTTGAGTCTCCAAACATCCTGCGCATGTTTGGGATCTGTGTCGAGGGCGAGGATG GGCCCAGTCCAAACTATCTCATTGTCATGGAGTTCTGTGAGAAGGGGAATCTGCCACAGGTGCTAGCCGGAAAGTCCAAACTCTCCTGGGGAAGACGAGCGCGTATGAGCCTGGATGCTGCTCAAGGCCTTTATAG GTTACACCAGTCAGAGGAGAAGTTTAAAGTGCATGGCTGCATCAGCTCGAGCAAGTTCCTGGTGGATGATGGGTACAGGGTGAAG CTTGGGTGCTTTGAGCTGGCAAAAACAGAGACGTCTCTGAGGGGGAAGAAGATGAGCTCCAACAACACTGTGTCCTACTGCTCCCCACAGCAGCTCGAGAGCATCCACGACTCTTACAACAAGGCCTGTGAGATTTACAG CTTTGGCATTGTCTTGTGGGAAATTGCCACTCGACAGATTCCCTTCAAAG GCATGTCAGACAAAGACATCTATGCGAAGGTCTGTAAAGAGAGGTTCACAGAGCCCCTCCCGGAGGACTGTCCCAAAAGCCTGGCCAAACTGATCGACGCCTGCCGCTCCTACGAGGCGTTCCAGAGGCCGACAGCTGGAG TGCTGGTGGACAAGCTGAGGAAGGtggtggaggagctggacgATGAGTGA
- the LOC133111813 gene encoding mixed lineage kinase domain-like protein: protein MEVVGHILSIAKTLYDLCGKVSVNQQQCQRLASRVRVLEEIVQTLVAQGLEMNKRVLQDLKELEITLETAGKVVKKHNSLPENYVKRMMKADSYKGEFETLNTRLNDHFQQLSLGLQLEQTASLGKVFKEARRREEDEADRKKDLEVLITVVRTLGEKIDEMDGKKNLQDMHQIKMEELEFDYPKTPIRKTDTHDLYKGKYNTFTVAIKRYTCSQTTHPSEVRTIFQREVDTLKRFQSPNILRMFGICVEDDKGPSPIYLIVTEFCEKGVLPEVLAGKYKLSWGRRVRMSLDAAQGLYRIHHSEEFRLYGCISSNKFLVDDGYRVKLGCYELVRTEMSLKRNLMRGKGIAVYCCPQHQNNMNYPYSKASEIYSFGIVLWEIATRKIPFKGMSDKDIHVKVCQEKFTEPLPEDCPKSLAKLIDDCRSFDPFNRPKAGVLVDQLKKIVEDLDDE, encoded by the exons ATGGAAGTGGTGGGGCACATCCTGTCGATCGCAAAGACCCTGTATGACCTGTGCGGGAAGGTGAGTGTCAACCAGCAACAGTGTCAAAGGCTGGCCAGTCGGGTGCGGGTTCTGGAGGAGATCGTTCAAACGCTGGTGGCACAAGGCCTGGAGATGAACAAGAGGGTCCTGCAGGACCTGAAGGAGCTGGAAATCACCCTGGAGACGGCGGGGAAAGTGGTGAAGAAACACAATTCCCTCCCCGAGAATTACGTGAAACGCATGATGAAGGCTGACAGCTACAAGGGGGAGTTTGAGACGCTGAACACTCGGCTCAACGACCACTTTCAGCAGCTGTCGCTGGGCCTGCAGCTGGAGCAGACGGCGAGTTTGGGCAAGGTGTTCAAAGAGGCTCGACGCCGGGAGGAGGACGAGGCCGACCGCAAGAAAGACCTTGAGGTGCTGATAACCG TGGTACGGACCCTGGGAGAGAAGATAGATGAGATGGATGGCAAGAAAAATCTGCAGGACATGCATC AGATCAAAATGGAGGAGCTGGAGTTTGATTACCCCAAGACCCCTATCAGGAAGACAGACACCCATGATTTGTACAAAGGAAAATACAACACATTTACAGTGGCCATCAAAAGATATACCTGTTCCCAAACCACACACCCAAG TGAGGTGAGAACCATATTTCAGAGGGAGGTGGACACGCTGAAGCGATTTCAGTCTCCAAACATCCTGCGCATGTTTGGGATCTGTGTCGAGGATGATAAAG GGCCGAGTCCAATCTATCTGATTGTCACAGAGTTCTGTGAGAAGGGGGTTCTGCCAGAGGTGCTAGCTGGAAAGTACAAACTCTCCTGGGGAAGACGAGTGCGTATGAGCCTGGATGCTGCTCAAGGCCTTTATAG GATACACCATTCAGAGGAGTTTAGACTGTATGGCTGCATCAGCTCTAACAAGTTCTTGGTGGATGATGGGTACAGGGTGAAG CTTGGGTGCTATGAGCTGGTGAGAACAGAAATGTCCCTGAAGAGGAATCTGATGAGAGGGAAAGGCATTGCAGTCTACTGCTGCCCCCAGCATCAGAATAACATGAACTACCCTTACAGCAAGGCCAGTGAGATCTACAG CTTTGGCATTGTCTTGTGGGAAATTGCCACTCGAAAGATTCCCTTCAAAG GCATGTCAGACAAAGACATCCATGTGAAGGTCTGTCAAGAGAAGTTCACAGAGCCCCTTCCTGAAGACTGTCCCAAAAGCCTGGCCAAATTGATCGATGACTGTCGCTCTTTCGATCCTTTCAACAGGCCGAAAGCTGGAG